DNA from Xiphias gladius isolate SHS-SW01 ecotype Sanya breed wild chromosome 9, ASM1685928v1, whole genome shotgun sequence:
tttgtaagaaaaaaaaactgtgctgaAAGTTCTCTATCTCTCTGGACAGAAAGGACACCGCATTGGCCCTAATACATTTAGGGAAGGAAAAatgcaggttttaaaaagtGGGGGTTGTCTTATATTTCAGGACTAGACAATTACATGTTCATTCACTACAACAGATATTCCTTTTGGAATACAGTGCAGCAGTGTTGCATTGTGGGCTCTTTGTAGCCTTGCTGTGCTGCTTGGCTAGCAAGTATTTTCGAGTGTGTCTGTAGTGAGTCTCTCAGAGTTAATCGGCCAAGTGCTTGGTTGGTCCAGTCGAGCcggcaggagtttctgaaggctggtgcTACATGTTgtgctgccacagaggaaatcaATTCAGGACGAGTGAAAATGAGTTCAGTGCCTCCCCGTCGTCCTTACTGCAGAAAGtaaaccagggagaaaatctgtcacaGATGGGGAGCTCAGAGAGACAAATCCAAACACTATTTCTCCACAtcctcctccatgttttttcctcaatctgcatcaaccttcgcagacttctttcattgagtttcttcttagcaccacgtcctggaagcgtctaacagttttatgactttgaaacTTCTTGACATCATTATCGAATGCTGAAACAGGAATTTCAAGATttttggcgattgccttgtagcctttggaattgttaagttttttgataataacatttctgatgctctcatgTCTTTGGCATTGTGAAGAAGAAATTcgaaacaatcagcccctttttatgtagtaaaaccatcattcattggttaattcaggtcatgtgaccaCTGAATATTAAGCacatgtcagtttttctttttttctttttgaggaaCTTTAAACTCCTCAAAAGGGGTGCCAGGGGTGTGTGAGGTCTGCCTCTAGTGATGTCAGCTGAGTTTGCGTCGGGTCTGAAGACTGCAAGTTTGAAAATCAGGAAGTGTGTGCTTGAGGCTAGCCGCTCCAGGCTGCACTAGGAGCGTGATGGTAAATCGGAGGAGTGTTCTTTAATCTCATTGTAACCACAGCAGACAAATATTTCCCATAAAGTCTTTATTTGTGGCGGCAAAATCATGCAAAACCTCTGGTAAGAAATTTAAAAGGGAACTTGGAATGatctgcatgaaaatgaaaatgcaggcAGATGCGTCCTGACAACCATTTAGGATTTACTGCAACAGCGTTCGTAGGATTGTGCTTTTCATCTCCGAGTCCGACACAAAGATTCATTTGTAGGGTTAAAATTATGCACAACAGGTGGACAATTCTACGGACTCTGTTTATTGGAAACCAggaagttaaaaaataaatacatctgcacctaaaagaaaaatgccatttCTGTAGTGATACTTCACATACAGCACAGTACCAGTGAATTTACTCATCTCAAATATATAAAGAAACCATCTGAAATAAATGGGCTGGGCAATCAAGTATAATTACAGGTGATAAAGCATTCTTGCTGGGTAATGAAAGAAGCCATTTACAGTGATGAGAGTTCATTGGTGTCCTTTCAAcactttgctttcattttgtgttttttcctaatAAGTATTTTGCTCAATACAGAAAAGTAAAATGCCACAGAAGCAATGCATACTTGTCAAATTCGAAGGCATCTGAACCAAAATATAACTCAGTTAtgagttaaatttttttttgggggggggggggcgttaaAATTACGGCATATATATCGTCGATTTATATCCTACCAAGGGCATgggaaaattaaagaaagagTCTTTATACATGGGAATGCATACTGGTCAAAAAACAGATGAGCAAAACATGAATGACTTGCCCACCTAACTTATGAGGCTTCAACAAATTCCTCCCCAAATTAATTCAGGAAAAACAACGCACATTTATTTCCATTGCAAATACTATTACAAACGCTCGAGTCAATAATATCCCACCACAAGGAGTCCGCTTCAGTATCATACAATGCCAAATCACAGGCAATTTTATATCTTCACCTCTTATTCACCAATGTGTCAAATATTTAGAGTACACATTTTTATGTAGAAAACTTTTCTcgctttttttccttcctttataCAGAGTAATAAAAAACAGTTAAGGCAAGATGCATCAAACAGAAATCCGAGGGGCCGTGGATCAGCCTCTGCGGGCGTTCTGATTCCACTCGTTCTGGATCAGACGAAGGTGCAGTCGGCAGCTCCCACTCGCTCTCTGTCTCAGGCATCTTACACTGGcgggaggggaagaggaggaagtggtggcgggagggtggggtggggtggggggtgttaGAGGTGTCCACTAACACTCCACCTCCCCTCCGATCCCCCGCTTTGAGTCTGCCAAAACACTCCTCTTTGGCACTTAGGCTGGCAGACTCAGCTTCTTTCCTTTCAGTACTGAAGTGAGACAGGACAGGTTTATGTTTAACACAACAGACCACATGACAGTTCGACGTCATTTACAACACAGTCTAATCTAAAAGGTTCCTCACCCCACGTCCTCttcaatttctttaaaaatgtgtttttgtatttgggtAACCTGACACTTTAtcttctgaaaacatttttccttaGAATTTCAGGTAGGTTTTGCCTACCTTGAAAGACACTTCCGCACATGTCTGCTTGTCACTCTTGTTTCCTAACCTTGGTTCTtgacagtattttaaaataaatgcctGAGTTTCTGCAATGCAATACTTTGCAATGAAAGCACTGGAGCCAGCGcaagttattttaaaacaaaatttaaaatctgacaAAAGGTCAAACTAGCATCCTAAAGCAGCAAAGACGTTTAAGTGAAagcatttgaaattaaatgtatgcAAAAACATAGCAGTGAATTACCCCTTCACAGAGTGCATCCGAATTTTGCTTTAACTTTATGTTGTCTACCAGCAAAGAGCTGTCTCTTTCCATCTTCTGATGAAATCTGCCTTTTGTCCAACTACAGGCATAATAATGACCTGATAAATACTAAAGAAGCTTCCAAACAGTGTCATctacattcatgaaaaatgttACTATAGTTGGCAGAACCCTGGAAAAAGTAGTCCAATACAAATATAGTGTGAGGAGTGTAATAGTCCTTGTTGGGACACTCACAGATAGGATAAAAGTAAGATACAACATTTGTTATTATGTCTTTGTGACATGCAGAGCAATCTGCTAAGAATTCAAATGTTAAGATGCATATTGGATTGGGGATGCATTTTGATGTCAGGTGTAGTGCTATACCAAAATATTAAGACAACATTGGCTTGTCGCTGGTTTCTTGCTCCAATTTGATGAAGTTTCCGGCACAGTAAAGACTGGTATATGCTGATTTACGACCAAGTAACTAGTACTATACTGTTTGTCCGCTGAAAGCTGCATTGATTCTAAAGCAGCATTGCTTGAAACCTAACTAACgcacagagcaaaacaaaacatcttcacagttttactgtgttttctgaaattacAAGAAAAACGAAGCAGCACTCACCTTTTGTTACATACAAATAGAAGAAGTCACAGTAGAGGATGGTCTGCACCACTCCAGCAACAATGGCGATCATGTCAAAGAATCCTTCAAAGTAGAACCTCCATATCCAGTTGATGAGGTAGAGGGCTCTGTAGAGTCCCAGGAAGAACAGGTAGTGGGTGGTGATGGTTTCGGCCTCACCTGTCTTGCTGATCATGAAAAGCTGGGGCAGGATGGCCACCGACTCCAAGTAGATGGAGAATGTCCACAGGATCTGGGAAAACGGAAGGGGAGGACAGAGTTGTTGAGAGACAAAGGAGCACTGACATGTATGTTGACTAAAACAACCACCAGTGATTAGAATGAGTTCACAAATATTCGCATAGTTGTCCTCGAAACAAAGTGAGCATTTTCCATCTAAAACGTATGGCTGTGGGCAAGAATCCTGTTCAGGCAGCTACTAAGTACTTCTACTACGTAAAGCTTCAGGCTTCAGGCTTAGGTGAACCAATGGTCTCCATCTGTGTTTGTCATGTGATACAAGTCGGACACGAAAAATGATTTCTCATCAGAGACTAGTTTGTAAATATTTACTGAGACATTTGTATTGTTATCTCCTACCGGCCAGGTGTACCTGGTGTGTAGCTGACTGAaccaaatgacaaacatttcatCTGACAGAGTAAAAATTACACTTTATTTGATAATGATGTCACGGAAATCTGTGTATGACCGGACTCTGCTCCCACAGTAACAAGCAGAGATTGACGTGCGACACCAGtcacatacagtggggtccaaaagtcgGGGACCACTTCCCAGGAACGTATGAATGGTTAAATGCACATTCAGGATCATACGCATCTATGCCATATGAAAAAGTCTAtcagtgtgtttctgctgaATTTCTGACCTCCAGAGGAGAGAAGTCGTGGTTAACCAAGAAAGCCAGGCCACCAACAGGCACAACCAGGAACTCCACTCGGAACGTGTCGTGGTTCCCATCATAAGTTGCCTTGAACTTAATGTAGATCAGGTACACAGTGGCGTACGCACATCCAATGTAGATGATCTGAAAGATCAGGATAACACCAAAACATGAAAAGGAGAACATCCACAGGTCCCAGTAGTATAGTGACATGAATACATTCAAGCAGCTGcgacaacacacacaaatcggTCACATTTACTACACGGCTTTCCCAAGCTTTAGCAAACACAGGTGTGTCGGCTTGGTGCACTAGATGTGTGTTTAGTGCtaggaaaaaaatactgcaggATATGAAAACAGGGAGCAACGTGCGAGTATTTCACCTTCATGGTGGTGTTgtagagagagatgaaggaggtGAGCAGGTCCAGGTAACGAGTGGTGAACACCAATGCAAACAGGACCTGACTCTTTCCAGAAATACCTGTGAAGAGACAGCAGAGggcactgaaatattttcacatcTCGGCAATAGGTTTATATCTTATTTCTTGGCATTTAAGAAAGGGATCGTTCACAGAATGCACTTTGATAAATCCCCTATCTGTCCACCCAGGCTGTTTTGATGCACTTTGCTGATGTTTACAGGTGTGTGCTGTAACTCAACTCCAGATGTTTACACAACAACACATTCAGTATATGGCGGTGAAGCCCTAAAGAAAGATAATTTACAAGTAAACAGTAACATCCCGtcccaaataaaaataagtgaCAGATGCGCACAgtaatccacagacctcacacACTACTCCACAACTCTCCTCTACTGTCTAACAACATACACCCCCCAACTTTCTCTTTATGCAGGAGGGAACAaaacttttcattcattcatcaacCAATGTTCACTCCCTGCAGCCAGCTTGATCACAGACAACAGATGTGAAACACCAGAGCCAGGACTAAAATAGCAAACATGAGAAATACAGGGGTTGGAAACTTTAACTGTAAGCTAATTTTTGCTAAGTAGAGTCTGTTTCACTGGCATTTAGTCATTTTCAGGTGCCTGTGTTGTTACGAAGTTACACTGCAGCTCACTAATAAGCAGTTGGCAGTGTATGTTTGGGCTCAGCGCAGCAGCTGTCTTCATCCTCACCAGCTCTGTTTATCCGGTGTGTTGGCGAGAGACACCGTTTCCCACAGTCGTACCCACCGAGAGACCAGGACGAGGTTATGATCAGCAATCACGACATTACTATTAGCTGAACATAGCCCCTTTACTGTCGGTTGTGATACATCGGTTTCAGAGCCTTAACTGGTGGAATTCTGGTATTGACAGCTGCTTTCGAATGCACCGCAGTTTGTAATGCTACCGCTTGGACAAAATTGATTTGCGTGCAGCGCCTATCTGGTTTAATCTCGAGCAAACAGCAGTAATGGCAAAAGTCAGGCTGGTGGCGGGCTGTCGTGCACTGCTACGGCCCCGACCTTTGACCGCCGACAGAACCGGAGAGCTCGGCAAAGCTAGACCTGAAGACAGCAACGTTTCCTCGGGACAACACAGCACGCCACAGGCAGCGGTCCACTTCCAAACATTGCCGGGCCAAAAAGGCATGTATTCAGACACGGTCTCTGCAACATTCAACTCGAGTAGACTGCTGCCACGTCAGAGAGGTCGCGATGGGCTAACGTAACGTACAGGAGTCACAGGGGGCCAACGTGAAACTAGATcatcacccccacccccaaacaATTGAAAATGACGAGGCCCAGGGTGCTAAAGTAAACTAACAAATGCGCTGGCCCTCGGGTCCCCTCGTCCCTACCTAACTCCGCTGCTGCGGGGCCCGATGCGCCGCCAAGGCTAGCTAGTAAGACAGCTGCGGCTAGCCAGTCTTCACAGCTACTCCTTCCCGACAATAGCTTTCGCCGGGTTTCACGTCGCATGTGGTCACGTTCGCAACAACAACGGGGACGATGTCGGAAATGCCCTTATTTTGATGACAGGGCACACTGGTGGTATGGACGGTGttgctagccagctagctaacgttagccgaTAACTGGCAAATGAGCTCAAACGGAAGACGCTACACAGCACAGACCCTCGTTCGTCTGGTTAAACGGTACATTTACATGGCAGGACGCATTCTGTGCAAGACAAGGGGTGAGGCAAACTGTGAGTAAAGGTATATGACTACTCACCGGCACAAGACCTGGTTTTCCATATTTTTAGCAGCAGGATGATGATGGCTGCTAGGTGGGATAGATCGCCGGTTAGCCTGAAAAGATTCATGTTTGTTTGGAGCTCCGGCAGAAGCGAACCAATTTAAGACTCTATAAAGAGCTCAGGCCGTCTACGGTAGCAATTAATTTATGACCGGACAGTGCTGAATGACACCGTGACACTAGAATAGGCCGATTCTGGCTTCAGAAGGTGGGAAAATGGCGAGTAAAGCGCGACGTGGCTCGGGGATGTGGCCAAGACAACAGTATCCAATGCAAGACGGGAAACGCTGGTGCGCTAAGCCAATCAGAAGAGAAAGATGGATACTTTGCATACATCAATGCTACCTCCAAGCTCCGTGGAAAAGATAGTAATTCTGAGGATCATCTTTCACCTCCCAGTTGCCATgtacatgactttttttttaataaacctttattaaacattttcaaataacaaCTGGGTATTATTATTGGCAAACACACCTAACAATAATTCCAAGCAGCATACTTGAACCATgagtaaaaaaaatggaaaagctaAAAACTAgcaataatacaaataataaatcacctaaatatataaaagaaaaaacaactataCTATCAACTTAATTTTAAGGGGATTAATCAGTATATAACACAAGTCATTCAGATTCTTAATGACACCTCAGTTTTTTAAGGAATGAAATAAGATTGTCAAGTgtttaaatgtcacaaaaattGGAGCAACtttaaaaatccacatttgtGTATATAAAATTTACCCAAAATATGATTACACAAAAtttcaacatcttttttttgcataaaaacacCAAAGTTAACAATATGATATTCAAAAACAGGTATTACATTCTTTGTAGCTTAACCACTCATGCATTCTCTCCCAAACGAGCTTAACAATATTACAGGTGTAGAGAAGATGCTCCTGGGATGTACATACATAACTATCTAAATTAAACGTTACTCTTAAGAATTCACTGCATGGATAAATGTCATTAATTGTTTTGAAATCAACTTCCTTCATTTCAGGTGACAAAGGAAATGAGAGATAtctacagttaggtgcataCGTATTTTGACAATGGCACAATTGTCAgagttttgcctctgtacaacaccACAATGGAGTTGAAATGAATCCATCAGGATGTGAATGAAGTGCAGACTCTAATcttcaattcaaggggtttcacaaaaatatcacattaacatttacggaattacagccgtttttatacatagtccctcattttcagaggctcagaagtaattggacaactgacttgatggctttatttcaaatccactgtggtggtgtgcagaggcaaaattacaaaaattgtgtcactgtccaaatatttatgcaCCTACCTTTAGTTTTAGATAGCGTCTACTCTTGAAAacctttgaaatgaaacatttcttttaacagTAGGAGGAAAACATTCTTTCGTAATTAGTGATCACAAATGTTATTACATTTACCATCTAAGAAACTGTCAATAAACAGAATAGCAGATGTAGGTATTACGgaataaaactgtaatattCCTTTAATCAGATTCCTCAAAGCAACAGGAGTAGCTTTGACAGCTAAAGAACAGCGTCTATatgagcattttattttaaaatcagtaagatttaaaaatattaccaTCTTCATCCATTAAATGTATTATAGCCAAAAATCCTTTCTCCATCCAATCttgataaaataaagatttccTCCTATGTCAAACATACCTGTAATTCCCAGTGGTAGAATCTAactacaaatttgaggtacttgtactttacttgagtatttccatttaatgcaactttatacttctaattaaaaacatctcagacgcaaataatgtacttttttactccactatgtTTATTTGATAGATATAGTTACTTTTGagattatgattaaaaaaacaaaacaaaaaggaaacatgagcttgaaaataaacagcattGCTATAGACTAAACCAGTGGCTTTCAACCTTTTGGGCTTGTCACCCTTTAggaaaagcagtgtgtagttcGGGCTCCTTGTCACAGGTTTCATTTGAGAGTTCCACCAAAAAGTCATCTCCGCTTTAAACTTT
Protein-coding regions in this window:
- the kdelr2b gene encoding ER lumen protein-retaining receptor 2b, with protein sequence MNLFRLTGDLSHLAAIIILLLKIWKTRSCAGISGKSQVLFALVFTTRYLDLLTSFISLYNTTMKIIYIGCAYATVYLIYIKFKATYDGNHDTFRVEFLVVPVGGLAFLVNHDFSPLEILWTFSIYLESVAILPQLFMISKTGEAETITTHYLFFLGLYRALYLINWIWRFYFEGFFDMIAIVAGVVQTILYCDFFYLYVTKVLKGKKLSLPA